One stretch of Oncorhynchus gorbuscha isolate QuinsamMale2020 ecotype Even-year linkage group LG21, OgorEven_v1.0, whole genome shotgun sequence DNA includes these proteins:
- the LOC124008353 gene encoding poly(rC)-binding protein 3-like isoform X1 — MEPPKVQQPGEGGLNVTLTIRLLMHGKEVGSIIGKKGETVKKMREEVSASGARINISEGNCPERIVTITGPTDAIFKAFAMIAYKFEEDIINSMSNSPATSKPPVTLRLVVPASQCGSLIGKGGSKIKEMRESTGAQVQVAGDMLPNSTERAVTISGAPEAIIQCVKQICVVMLESPPKGATIPYRPKPASTPVIFSGGQVRADPLGASTANLSLLLQHQPLPAYTIQGQYAIPHPDQLTKLHQLAMQQTPFNPLGQTTPAFPAGLDASNQASTHELTIPNDLIGCIIGRQGTKINEIRQMSGAQIKIANAMEGSSERQITITGTPANISLAQYLINARFRDVAAMWNDPSSMTTS; from the exons ATGGAACCACCCAAGGTGCAGCAGCCAGGCGAAGGAGGCCTCAACGTCACCCTCACCATCAGGCTTCTGATGCACGGCAAG GAGGTTGGAAGCATCATTGGAAAG aaaggagagacagtgaAGAAGATGCGCGAAGAGGTAAGTGCA AGTGGTGCACGCATCAACATCTCTGAGGGAAACTGCCCAGAGCGGATAGTTACCATCACCGGACCCACAGATGCCATCTTCAAGGCCTTCGCCATGATCGCATACAAGTTTGAAGAG GATATAATCAACTCTATGAGCAACAGTCCAGCCACCAGCAAGCCTCCTGTCACCCTGCGTCTGGTTGTCCCAGCCAGCCAATGTGGCTCCCTCATAGGGAAAGGAGGCTCCAAAATCAAAGAAATGAGAGAG TCCACAGGTGCTCAGGTACAGGTCGCAGGGGACATGCTGCCCAACTCCACTGAACGAGCAGTCACCATCTCAGGGGCCCCGGAAGCCATTATCCAGTGTGTCAAGCAGATCTGTGTTGTCATGCTAGAG tcccCACCGAAAGGTGCCACTATCCCCTACCGCCCCAAGCCTGCCTCCACCCCCGTCATTTTTTCAGGTGGCCAGGTAAGAGCCGACCCGCTGGGGGCCTCCACTGCCAACCTCAGCCTCTTACTGCAGCACCAGCCACTGCCT gCGTACACCATTCAGGGACAATACGCCATCCCTCACCCTGAC CAGTTGACCAAGCTCCACCAGTTGGCTATGCAGCAAACCCCCTTTAACCCCCTTGGACAGACCACCCCTGCCTTCCCCG CAGGTCTGGATGCCAGTAACCAGGCCAGTACTCATGAACTCACCATTCCCAATGAT CTAATAGGCTGCATAATCGGGCGCCAGGGAACCAAAATCAACGAGATCCGTCAGATGTCTGGGGCGCAGATCAAAATTGCTAACGCCATGGAAGGGTCATCGGAGCGCCAGATCACCATCACAGGAACCCCCGCCAACATCAGCCTGGCCCAGTACCTCATCAACGCAAG GTTCAGAGACGTGGCGGCCATGTGGAATGACCCATCCTCCATGACGACATCCTAA
- the LOC124008353 gene encoding poly(rC)-binding protein 3-like isoform X18 → MEPPKVQQPGEGGLNVTLTIRLLMHGKEVGSIIGKKGETVKKMREEVSASGARINISEGNCPERIVTITGPTDAIFKAFAMIAYKFEEDIINSMSNSPATSKPPVTLRLVVPASQCGSLIGKGGSKIKEMRESTGAQVQVAGDMLPNSTERAVTISGAPEAIIQCVKQICVVMLEAYTIQGQYAIPHPDQLTKLHQLAMQQTPFNPLGQTTPAFPGLDASNQASTHELTIPNDLIGCIIGRQGTKINEIRQMSGAQIKIANAMEGSSERQITITGTPANISLAQYLINARFRDVAAMWNDPSSMTTS, encoded by the exons ATGGAACCACCCAAGGTGCAGCAGCCAGGCGAAGGAGGCCTCAACGTCACCCTCACCATCAGGCTTCTGATGCACGGCAAG GAGGTTGGAAGCATCATTGGAAAG aaaggagagacagtgaAGAAGATGCGCGAAGAGGTAAGTGCA AGTGGTGCACGCATCAACATCTCTGAGGGAAACTGCCCAGAGCGGATAGTTACCATCACCGGACCCACAGATGCCATCTTCAAGGCCTTCGCCATGATCGCATACAAGTTTGAAGAG GATATAATCAACTCTATGAGCAACAGTCCAGCCACCAGCAAGCCTCCTGTCACCCTGCGTCTGGTTGTCCCAGCCAGCCAATGTGGCTCCCTCATAGGGAAAGGAGGCTCCAAAATCAAAGAAATGAGAGAG TCCACAGGTGCTCAGGTACAGGTCGCAGGGGACATGCTGCCCAACTCCACTGAACGAGCAGTCACCATCTCAGGGGCCCCGGAAGCCATTATCCAGTGTGTCAAGCAGATCTGTGTTGTCATGCTAGAG gCGTACACCATTCAGGGACAATACGCCATCCCTCACCCTGAC CAGTTGACCAAGCTCCACCAGTTGGCTATGCAGCAAACCCCCTTTAACCCCCTTGGACAGACCACCCCTGCCTTCCCCG GTCTGGATGCCAGTAACCAGGCCAGTACTCATGAACTCACCATTCCCAATGAT CTAATAGGCTGCATAATCGGGCGCCAGGGAACCAAAATCAACGAGATCCGTCAGATGTCTGGGGCGCAGATCAAAATTGCTAACGCCATGGAAGGGTCATCGGAGCGCCAGATCACCATCACAGGAACCCCCGCCAACATCAGCCTGGCCCAGTACCTCATCAACGCAAG GTTCAGAGACGTGGCGGCCATGTGGAATGACCCATCCTCCATGACGACATCCTAA
- the LOC124008353 gene encoding poly(rC)-binding protein 3-like isoform X11 yields MEPPKVQQPGEGGLNVTLTIRLLMHGKEVGSIIGKKGETVKKMREEVSASGARINISEGNCPERIVTITGPTDAIFKAFAMIAYKFEEDIINSMSNSPATSKPPVTLRLVVPASQCGSLIGKGGSKIKEMRESTGAQVQVAGDMLPNSTERAVTISGAPEAIIQCVKQICVVMLESPPKGATIPYRPKPASTPVIFSGGQAYTIQGQYAIPHPDQLTKLHQLAMQQTPFNPLGQTTPAFPGLDASNQASTHELTIPNDLIGCIIGRQGTKINEIRQMSGAQIKIANAMEGSSERQITITGTPANISLAQYLINARFRDVAAMWNDPSSMTTS; encoded by the exons ATGGAACCACCCAAGGTGCAGCAGCCAGGCGAAGGAGGCCTCAACGTCACCCTCACCATCAGGCTTCTGATGCACGGCAAG GAGGTTGGAAGCATCATTGGAAAG aaaggagagacagtgaAGAAGATGCGCGAAGAGGTAAGTGCA AGTGGTGCACGCATCAACATCTCTGAGGGAAACTGCCCAGAGCGGATAGTTACCATCACCGGACCCACAGATGCCATCTTCAAGGCCTTCGCCATGATCGCATACAAGTTTGAAGAG GATATAATCAACTCTATGAGCAACAGTCCAGCCACCAGCAAGCCTCCTGTCACCCTGCGTCTGGTTGTCCCAGCCAGCCAATGTGGCTCCCTCATAGGGAAAGGAGGCTCCAAAATCAAAGAAATGAGAGAG TCCACAGGTGCTCAGGTACAGGTCGCAGGGGACATGCTGCCCAACTCCACTGAACGAGCAGTCACCATCTCAGGGGCCCCGGAAGCCATTATCCAGTGTGTCAAGCAGATCTGTGTTGTCATGCTAGAG tcccCACCGAAAGGTGCCACTATCCCCTACCGCCCCAAGCCTGCCTCCACCCCCGTCATTTTTTCAGGTGGCCAG gCGTACACCATTCAGGGACAATACGCCATCCCTCACCCTGAC CAGTTGACCAAGCTCCACCAGTTGGCTATGCAGCAAACCCCCTTTAACCCCCTTGGACAGACCACCCCTGCCTTCCCCG GTCTGGATGCCAGTAACCAGGCCAGTACTCATGAACTCACCATTCCCAATGAT CTAATAGGCTGCATAATCGGGCGCCAGGGAACCAAAATCAACGAGATCCGTCAGATGTCTGGGGCGCAGATCAAAATTGCTAACGCCATGGAAGGGTCATCGGAGCGCCAGATCACCATCACAGGAACCCCCGCCAACATCAGCCTGGCCCAGTACCTCATCAACGCAAG GTTCAGAGACGTGGCGGCCATGTGGAATGACCCATCCTCCATGACGACATCCTAA
- the LOC124008353 gene encoding poly(rC)-binding protein 3-like isoform X4 gives MEPPKVQQPGEGGLNVTLTIRLLMHGKEVGSIIGKKGETVKKMREEVSASGARINISEGNCPERIVTITGPTDAIFKAFAMIAYKFEEDIINSMSNSPATSKPPVTLRLVVPASQCGSLIGKGGSKIKEMRESTGAQVQVAGDMLPNSTERAVTISGAPEAIIQCVKQICVVMLESPPKGATIPYRPKPASTPVIFSGGQVRADPLGASTANLSLLLQHQPLPAYTIQGQYAIPHPDLTKLHQLAMQQTPFNPLGQTTPAFPGLDASNQASTHELTIPNDLIGCIIGRQGTKINEIRQMSGAQIKIANAMEGSSERQITITGTPANISLAQYLINARFRDVAAMWNDPSSMTTS, from the exons ATGGAACCACCCAAGGTGCAGCAGCCAGGCGAAGGAGGCCTCAACGTCACCCTCACCATCAGGCTTCTGATGCACGGCAAG GAGGTTGGAAGCATCATTGGAAAG aaaggagagacagtgaAGAAGATGCGCGAAGAGGTAAGTGCA AGTGGTGCACGCATCAACATCTCTGAGGGAAACTGCCCAGAGCGGATAGTTACCATCACCGGACCCACAGATGCCATCTTCAAGGCCTTCGCCATGATCGCATACAAGTTTGAAGAG GATATAATCAACTCTATGAGCAACAGTCCAGCCACCAGCAAGCCTCCTGTCACCCTGCGTCTGGTTGTCCCAGCCAGCCAATGTGGCTCCCTCATAGGGAAAGGAGGCTCCAAAATCAAAGAAATGAGAGAG TCCACAGGTGCTCAGGTACAGGTCGCAGGGGACATGCTGCCCAACTCCACTGAACGAGCAGTCACCATCTCAGGGGCCCCGGAAGCCATTATCCAGTGTGTCAAGCAGATCTGTGTTGTCATGCTAGAG tcccCACCGAAAGGTGCCACTATCCCCTACCGCCCCAAGCCTGCCTCCACCCCCGTCATTTTTTCAGGTGGCCAGGTAAGAGCCGACCCGCTGGGGGCCTCCACTGCCAACCTCAGCCTCTTACTGCAGCACCAGCCACTGCCT gCGTACACCATTCAGGGACAATACGCCATCCCTCACCCTGAC TTGACCAAGCTCCACCAGTTGGCTATGCAGCAAACCCCCTTTAACCCCCTTGGACAGACCACCCCTGCCTTCCCCG GTCTGGATGCCAGTAACCAGGCCAGTACTCATGAACTCACCATTCCCAATGAT CTAATAGGCTGCATAATCGGGCGCCAGGGAACCAAAATCAACGAGATCCGTCAGATGTCTGGGGCGCAGATCAAAATTGCTAACGCCATGGAAGGGTCATCGGAGCGCCAGATCACCATCACAGGAACCCCCGCCAACATCAGCCTGGCCCAGTACCTCATCAACGCAAG GTTCAGAGACGTGGCGGCCATGTGGAATGACCCATCCTCCATGACGACATCCTAA
- the LOC124008353 gene encoding poly(rC)-binding protein 3-like isoform X5, with translation MEPPKVQQPGEGGLNVTLTIRLLMHGKEVGSIIGKKGETVKKMREESGARINISEGNCPERIVTITGPTDAIFKAFAMIAYKFEEDIINSMSNSPATSKPPVTLRLVVPASQCGSLIGKGGSKIKEMRESTGAQVQVAGDMLPNSTERAVTISGAPEAIIQCVKQICVVMLESPPKGATIPYRPKPASTPVIFSGGQVRADPLGASTANLSLLLQHQPLPAYTIQGQYAIPHPDQLTKLHQLAMQQTPFNPLGQTTPAFPAGLDASNQASTHELTIPNDLIGCIIGRQGTKINEIRQMSGAQIKIANAMEGSSERQITITGTPANISLAQYLINARFRDVAAMWNDPSSMTTS, from the exons ATGGAACCACCCAAGGTGCAGCAGCCAGGCGAAGGAGGCCTCAACGTCACCCTCACCATCAGGCTTCTGATGCACGGCAAG GAGGTTGGAAGCATCATTGGAAAG aaaggagagacagtgaAGAAGATGCGCGAAGAG AGTGGTGCACGCATCAACATCTCTGAGGGAAACTGCCCAGAGCGGATAGTTACCATCACCGGACCCACAGATGCCATCTTCAAGGCCTTCGCCATGATCGCATACAAGTTTGAAGAG GATATAATCAACTCTATGAGCAACAGTCCAGCCACCAGCAAGCCTCCTGTCACCCTGCGTCTGGTTGTCCCAGCCAGCCAATGTGGCTCCCTCATAGGGAAAGGAGGCTCCAAAATCAAAGAAATGAGAGAG TCCACAGGTGCTCAGGTACAGGTCGCAGGGGACATGCTGCCCAACTCCACTGAACGAGCAGTCACCATCTCAGGGGCCCCGGAAGCCATTATCCAGTGTGTCAAGCAGATCTGTGTTGTCATGCTAGAG tcccCACCGAAAGGTGCCACTATCCCCTACCGCCCCAAGCCTGCCTCCACCCCCGTCATTTTTTCAGGTGGCCAGGTAAGAGCCGACCCGCTGGGGGCCTCCACTGCCAACCTCAGCCTCTTACTGCAGCACCAGCCACTGCCT gCGTACACCATTCAGGGACAATACGCCATCCCTCACCCTGAC CAGTTGACCAAGCTCCACCAGTTGGCTATGCAGCAAACCCCCTTTAACCCCCTTGGACAGACCACCCCTGCCTTCCCCG CAGGTCTGGATGCCAGTAACCAGGCCAGTACTCATGAACTCACCATTCCCAATGAT CTAATAGGCTGCATAATCGGGCGCCAGGGAACCAAAATCAACGAGATCCGTCAGATGTCTGGGGCGCAGATCAAAATTGCTAACGCCATGGAAGGGTCATCGGAGCGCCAGATCACCATCACAGGAACCCCCGCCAACATCAGCCTGGCCCAGTACCTCATCAACGCAAG GTTCAGAGACGTGGCGGCCATGTGGAATGACCCATCCTCCATGACGACATCCTAA
- the LOC124008353 gene encoding poly(rC)-binding protein 3-like isoform X10, with product MEPPKVQQPGEGGLNVTLTIRLLMHGKEVGSIIGKKGETVKKMREEVSASGARINISEGNCPERIVTITGPTDAIFKAFAMIAYKFEEDIINSMSNSPATSKPPVTLRLVVPASQCGSLIGKGGSKIKEMRESTGAQVQVAGDMLPNSTERAVTISGAPEAIIQCVKQICVVMLESPPKGATIPYRPKPASTPVIFSGGQAYTIQGQYAIPHPDLTKLHQLAMQQTPFNPLGQTTPAFPAGLDASNQASTHELTIPNDLIGCIIGRQGTKINEIRQMSGAQIKIANAMEGSSERQITITGTPANISLAQYLINARFRDVAAMWNDPSSMTTS from the exons ATGGAACCACCCAAGGTGCAGCAGCCAGGCGAAGGAGGCCTCAACGTCACCCTCACCATCAGGCTTCTGATGCACGGCAAG GAGGTTGGAAGCATCATTGGAAAG aaaggagagacagtgaAGAAGATGCGCGAAGAGGTAAGTGCA AGTGGTGCACGCATCAACATCTCTGAGGGAAACTGCCCAGAGCGGATAGTTACCATCACCGGACCCACAGATGCCATCTTCAAGGCCTTCGCCATGATCGCATACAAGTTTGAAGAG GATATAATCAACTCTATGAGCAACAGTCCAGCCACCAGCAAGCCTCCTGTCACCCTGCGTCTGGTTGTCCCAGCCAGCCAATGTGGCTCCCTCATAGGGAAAGGAGGCTCCAAAATCAAAGAAATGAGAGAG TCCACAGGTGCTCAGGTACAGGTCGCAGGGGACATGCTGCCCAACTCCACTGAACGAGCAGTCACCATCTCAGGGGCCCCGGAAGCCATTATCCAGTGTGTCAAGCAGATCTGTGTTGTCATGCTAGAG tcccCACCGAAAGGTGCCACTATCCCCTACCGCCCCAAGCCTGCCTCCACCCCCGTCATTTTTTCAGGTGGCCAG gCGTACACCATTCAGGGACAATACGCCATCCCTCACCCTGAC TTGACCAAGCTCCACCAGTTGGCTATGCAGCAAACCCCCTTTAACCCCCTTGGACAGACCACCCCTGCCTTCCCCG CAGGTCTGGATGCCAGTAACCAGGCCAGTACTCATGAACTCACCATTCCCAATGAT CTAATAGGCTGCATAATCGGGCGCCAGGGAACCAAAATCAACGAGATCCGTCAGATGTCTGGGGCGCAGATCAAAATTGCTAACGCCATGGAAGGGTCATCGGAGCGCCAGATCACCATCACAGGAACCCCCGCCAACATCAGCCTGGCCCAGTACCTCATCAACGCAAG GTTCAGAGACGTGGCGGCCATGTGGAATGACCCATCCTCCATGACGACATCCTAA
- the LOC124008353 gene encoding poly(rC)-binding protein 3-like isoform X9: MEPPKVQQPGEGGLNVTLTIRLLMHGKEVGSIIGKKGETVKKMREEVSASGARINISEGNCPERIVTITGPTDAIFKAFAMIAYKFEEDIINSMSNSPATSKPPVTLRLVVPASQCGSLIGKGGSKIKEMRESTGAQVQVAGDMLPNSTERAVTISGAPEAIIQCVKQICVVMLESPPKGATIPYRPKPASTPVIFSGGQAYTIQGQYAIPHPDQLTKLHQLAMQQTPFNPLGQTTPAFPAGLDASNQASTHELTIPNDLIGCIIGRQGTKINEIRQMSGAQIKIANAMEGSSERQITITGTPANISLAQYLINARFRDVAAMWNDPSSMTTS, translated from the exons ATGGAACCACCCAAGGTGCAGCAGCCAGGCGAAGGAGGCCTCAACGTCACCCTCACCATCAGGCTTCTGATGCACGGCAAG GAGGTTGGAAGCATCATTGGAAAG aaaggagagacagtgaAGAAGATGCGCGAAGAGGTAAGTGCA AGTGGTGCACGCATCAACATCTCTGAGGGAAACTGCCCAGAGCGGATAGTTACCATCACCGGACCCACAGATGCCATCTTCAAGGCCTTCGCCATGATCGCATACAAGTTTGAAGAG GATATAATCAACTCTATGAGCAACAGTCCAGCCACCAGCAAGCCTCCTGTCACCCTGCGTCTGGTTGTCCCAGCCAGCCAATGTGGCTCCCTCATAGGGAAAGGAGGCTCCAAAATCAAAGAAATGAGAGAG TCCACAGGTGCTCAGGTACAGGTCGCAGGGGACATGCTGCCCAACTCCACTGAACGAGCAGTCACCATCTCAGGGGCCCCGGAAGCCATTATCCAGTGTGTCAAGCAGATCTGTGTTGTCATGCTAGAG tcccCACCGAAAGGTGCCACTATCCCCTACCGCCCCAAGCCTGCCTCCACCCCCGTCATTTTTTCAGGTGGCCAG gCGTACACCATTCAGGGACAATACGCCATCCCTCACCCTGAC CAGTTGACCAAGCTCCACCAGTTGGCTATGCAGCAAACCCCCTTTAACCCCCTTGGACAGACCACCCCTGCCTTCCCCG CAGGTCTGGATGCCAGTAACCAGGCCAGTACTCATGAACTCACCATTCCCAATGAT CTAATAGGCTGCATAATCGGGCGCCAGGGAACCAAAATCAACGAGATCCGTCAGATGTCTGGGGCGCAGATCAAAATTGCTAACGCCATGGAAGGGTCATCGGAGCGCCAGATCACCATCACAGGAACCCCCGCCAACATCAGCCTGGCCCAGTACCTCATCAACGCAAG GTTCAGAGACGTGGCGGCCATGTGGAATGACCCATCCTCCATGACGACATCCTAA
- the LOC124008353 gene encoding poly(rC)-binding protein 3-like isoform X2: MEPPKVQQPGEGGLNVTLTIRLLMHGKEVGSIIGKKGETVKKMREEVSASGARINISEGNCPERIVTITGPTDAIFKAFAMIAYKFEEDIINSMSNSPATSKPPVTLRLVVPASQCGSLIGKGGSKIKEMRESTGAQVQVAGDMLPNSTERAVTISGAPEAIIQCVKQICVVMLESPPKGATIPYRPKPASTPVIFSGGQVRADPLGASTANLSLLLQHQPLPAYTIQGQYAIPHPDLTKLHQLAMQQTPFNPLGQTTPAFPAGLDASNQASTHELTIPNDLIGCIIGRQGTKINEIRQMSGAQIKIANAMEGSSERQITITGTPANISLAQYLINARFRDVAAMWNDPSSMTTS, from the exons ATGGAACCACCCAAGGTGCAGCAGCCAGGCGAAGGAGGCCTCAACGTCACCCTCACCATCAGGCTTCTGATGCACGGCAAG GAGGTTGGAAGCATCATTGGAAAG aaaggagagacagtgaAGAAGATGCGCGAAGAGGTAAGTGCA AGTGGTGCACGCATCAACATCTCTGAGGGAAACTGCCCAGAGCGGATAGTTACCATCACCGGACCCACAGATGCCATCTTCAAGGCCTTCGCCATGATCGCATACAAGTTTGAAGAG GATATAATCAACTCTATGAGCAACAGTCCAGCCACCAGCAAGCCTCCTGTCACCCTGCGTCTGGTTGTCCCAGCCAGCCAATGTGGCTCCCTCATAGGGAAAGGAGGCTCCAAAATCAAAGAAATGAGAGAG TCCACAGGTGCTCAGGTACAGGTCGCAGGGGACATGCTGCCCAACTCCACTGAACGAGCAGTCACCATCTCAGGGGCCCCGGAAGCCATTATCCAGTGTGTCAAGCAGATCTGTGTTGTCATGCTAGAG tcccCACCGAAAGGTGCCACTATCCCCTACCGCCCCAAGCCTGCCTCCACCCCCGTCATTTTTTCAGGTGGCCAGGTAAGAGCCGACCCGCTGGGGGCCTCCACTGCCAACCTCAGCCTCTTACTGCAGCACCAGCCACTGCCT gCGTACACCATTCAGGGACAATACGCCATCCCTCACCCTGAC TTGACCAAGCTCCACCAGTTGGCTATGCAGCAAACCCCCTTTAACCCCCTTGGACAGACCACCCCTGCCTTCCCCG CAGGTCTGGATGCCAGTAACCAGGCCAGTACTCATGAACTCACCATTCCCAATGAT CTAATAGGCTGCATAATCGGGCGCCAGGGAACCAAAATCAACGAGATCCGTCAGATGTCTGGGGCGCAGATCAAAATTGCTAACGCCATGGAAGGGTCATCGGAGCGCCAGATCACCATCACAGGAACCCCCGCCAACATCAGCCTGGCCCAGTACCTCATCAACGCAAG GTTCAGAGACGTGGCGGCCATGTGGAATGACCCATCCTCCATGACGACATCCTAA
- the LOC124008353 gene encoding poly(rC)-binding protein 3-like isoform X19, translating into MEPPKVQQPGEGGLNVTLTIRLLMHGKEVGSIIGKKGETVKKMREESGARINISEGNCPERIVTITGPTDAIFKAFAMIAYKFEEDIINSMSNSPATSKPPVTLRLVVPASQCGSLIGKGGSKIKEMRESTGAQVQVAGDMLPNSTERAVTISGAPEAIIQCVKQICVVMLEAYTIQGQYAIPHPDLTKLHQLAMQQTPFNPLGQTTPAFPAGLDASNQASTHELTIPNDLIGCIIGRQGTKINEIRQMSGAQIKIANAMEGSSERQITITGTPANISLAQYLINARFRDVAAMWNDPSSMTTS; encoded by the exons ATGGAACCACCCAAGGTGCAGCAGCCAGGCGAAGGAGGCCTCAACGTCACCCTCACCATCAGGCTTCTGATGCACGGCAAG GAGGTTGGAAGCATCATTGGAAAG aaaggagagacagtgaAGAAGATGCGCGAAGAG AGTGGTGCACGCATCAACATCTCTGAGGGAAACTGCCCAGAGCGGATAGTTACCATCACCGGACCCACAGATGCCATCTTCAAGGCCTTCGCCATGATCGCATACAAGTTTGAAGAG GATATAATCAACTCTATGAGCAACAGTCCAGCCACCAGCAAGCCTCCTGTCACCCTGCGTCTGGTTGTCCCAGCCAGCCAATGTGGCTCCCTCATAGGGAAAGGAGGCTCCAAAATCAAAGAAATGAGAGAG TCCACAGGTGCTCAGGTACAGGTCGCAGGGGACATGCTGCCCAACTCCACTGAACGAGCAGTCACCATCTCAGGGGCCCCGGAAGCCATTATCCAGTGTGTCAAGCAGATCTGTGTTGTCATGCTAGAG gCGTACACCATTCAGGGACAATACGCCATCCCTCACCCTGAC TTGACCAAGCTCCACCAGTTGGCTATGCAGCAAACCCCCTTTAACCCCCTTGGACAGACCACCCCTGCCTTCCCCG CAGGTCTGGATGCCAGTAACCAGGCCAGTACTCATGAACTCACCATTCCCAATGAT CTAATAGGCTGCATAATCGGGCGCCAGGGAACCAAAATCAACGAGATCCGTCAGATGTCTGGGGCGCAGATCAAAATTGCTAACGCCATGGAAGGGTCATCGGAGCGCCAGATCACCATCACAGGAACCCCCGCCAACATCAGCCTGGCCCAGTACCTCATCAACGCAAG GTTCAGAGACGTGGCGGCCATGTGGAATGACCCATCCTCCATGACGACATCCTAA
- the LOC124008353 gene encoding poly(rC)-binding protein 3-like isoform X13, with product MEPPKVQQPGEGGLNVTLTIRLLMHGKEVGSIIGKKGETVKKMREESGARINISEGNCPERIVTITGPTDAIFKAFAMIAYKFEEDIINSMSNSPATSKPPVTLRLVVPASQCGSLIGKGGSKIKEMRESTGAQVQVAGDMLPNSTERAVTISGAPEAIIQCVKQICVVMLESPPKGATIPYRPKPASTPVIFSGGQAYTIQGQYAIPHPDLTKLHQLAMQQTPFNPLGQTTPAFPAGLDASNQASTHELTIPNDLIGCIIGRQGTKINEIRQMSGAQIKIANAMEGSSERQITITGTPANISLAQYLINARFRDVAAMWNDPSSMTTS from the exons ATGGAACCACCCAAGGTGCAGCAGCCAGGCGAAGGAGGCCTCAACGTCACCCTCACCATCAGGCTTCTGATGCACGGCAAG GAGGTTGGAAGCATCATTGGAAAG aaaggagagacagtgaAGAAGATGCGCGAAGAG AGTGGTGCACGCATCAACATCTCTGAGGGAAACTGCCCAGAGCGGATAGTTACCATCACCGGACCCACAGATGCCATCTTCAAGGCCTTCGCCATGATCGCATACAAGTTTGAAGAG GATATAATCAACTCTATGAGCAACAGTCCAGCCACCAGCAAGCCTCCTGTCACCCTGCGTCTGGTTGTCCCAGCCAGCCAATGTGGCTCCCTCATAGGGAAAGGAGGCTCCAAAATCAAAGAAATGAGAGAG TCCACAGGTGCTCAGGTACAGGTCGCAGGGGACATGCTGCCCAACTCCACTGAACGAGCAGTCACCATCTCAGGGGCCCCGGAAGCCATTATCCAGTGTGTCAAGCAGATCTGTGTTGTCATGCTAGAG tcccCACCGAAAGGTGCCACTATCCCCTACCGCCCCAAGCCTGCCTCCACCCCCGTCATTTTTTCAGGTGGCCAG gCGTACACCATTCAGGGACAATACGCCATCCCTCACCCTGAC TTGACCAAGCTCCACCAGTTGGCTATGCAGCAAACCCCCTTTAACCCCCTTGGACAGACCACCCCTGCCTTCCCCG CAGGTCTGGATGCCAGTAACCAGGCCAGTACTCATGAACTCACCATTCCCAATGAT CTAATAGGCTGCATAATCGGGCGCCAGGGAACCAAAATCAACGAGATCCGTCAGATGTCTGGGGCGCAGATCAAAATTGCTAACGCCATGGAAGGGTCATCGGAGCGCCAGATCACCATCACAGGAACCCCCGCCAACATCAGCCTGGCCCAGTACCTCATCAACGCAAG GTTCAGAGACGTGGCGGCCATGTGGAATGACCCATCCTCCATGACGACATCCTAA